Part of the Sodalinema gerasimenkoae IPPAS B-353 genome is shown below.
TTACAACTGGGATGGGCAGAAGTCCCACCCCGTCCCAACTCCCGAAGCCAACTCAGACATCGCCACAGCCGACTTAGGGGCAACCCTAACCCGCCTGTCCGGTTTCGGCCGCGCCGTGGGAACCGAGCGTTTTGGTCGTCGCGTCGGGGAACTGCTGAATACTCAACCCTATTTGGACAAAGCGGCGGTCTCCTCTCATCTGACCGACGGAGACTGTCCCCGCATCCTGGCCGTGGCCACCCACGGCTTCGCCCGCAGCGCCCAAAAACCCTATCTTCAGTTGGTTTTCGCCTTACTGGCGGCTGAAACGGGTCAGGAAACGAAGCTGTTTGAAGAACATCCCGCCCTGATGAATCGAGGTTTGTTGGATACGGTGCAACAGGTTGCCCAAGCTGTGGAGAGCGAACATCCTCGCGTGAGTCAACGGTTACGGGATTTCGTCCCGCAAATCGAAGCCTACCTCCGCAACCATCCCCCCAGTCGCCTCGATGAAGATGCCGACGATGCCATGTACCGCTCGGGAATTGCCCTGGCGGGGGCGAATATCTGGAACCAAGGCTTGCCGCTGCCGGAGGGGCTGAAGGGGGTGTTGTTTGCCCAAGATGTGGCGGCGTTGGACTTGTGGGGCAATGAACTCAGCGCCCTGATTGCCTGCCAGTCGGGGCTGGGTGAAATCGCCTCGGGTGAGGGTGTATTTGGCTTACGGCGGGCGTTTGTGGTGGCGGGGTCAAAAACACTCCTAATGAGTCTTTGGTCGGTTCCTGCCCGCGCTACGGTGTATCTGATGGAACGGTTTTTTCATCATTTAAATGAGGGACTTGGACGGGCTAAAGCCCTGAGTTGCGCTCAGTTTGATGTGCGCACGGTCAAGGCGGGAGAACTGCGGCAGTTACTGTTAGGACGGGAGATTTTGCAGGAATTAAAGGGCGATTATAAGGATGAAGATTGTCCGTTGTCGAGTCCTTATTTTTGGGGGGCGTGGGTGTTGCAGGGGGATATTTCGCCGTTGTCGGTGGAGTTGGCTGAGTCGGGGAGTTGAAGCTGGATTTTCCCCTCTTGGGAGGGGTTAGGGGTGGGTTCTCCCGGGACGGTGGCCAAACACCCCGATGACCCACCCCGCCCTTCGGGCACCCCTCCCTGGAGGGGATTTGTCTCTTGTTTCCCCTCTTGGGAGGGGTTAGGGGTGGGTTCTCCCGGGACGGTGGCCAAACACCCCGATGACCCACCCCGCCCTTCGGGCACCCCTCCCTGGAGGGGATTTGTCTCTTGTTTCCCCTCTTGGGAGGGGTTAGGGGTGGGTTCTCCCGGGACGGTGGCCAAACACCCCGATGACCCACCCCGCCCTTCGGGCACCCCTCCCTGGAGGGGATTTGTCTCTTGTTTCCCCTCTTGGGAGGGGTTAGGGGTGGGTTCTCCCGGGACGGTGGCCAAACACCCCGATGACCCACCCCGCCCTTCGGGCACCCCTCCCTGGAGGGGATTTGTCTCTTGTTTCCCCTCTTGGGAGGGGTTAGGGGTGGGTTCTCCCGGGACGGGGCTAGGGGTGGGTTCTCCCTCATGGGGACAGTATCTGGTTTTGCAATGGGAAGTCCAAGGTTCAGGAGTCAAGCGGTTGGTGAATTATTACGAATCCACTCACGAATTGCAATCAGTACTCCATCCGTCTCGTGGATGACCTGCCAATTTGTAAATCGTAGAAATCTAACTCCCAAGGTTTCCAGGCGCACCTGTCGATATCTATCTTGTTCTTGCGCTTCTTCACTCTCATGGGATGACCCATCAATTTCAATAGCCAACATCAATTTCTTGCAGTAAAAATCAACAATATATTCATCAATAGGACGTTGCCTATCAAAGTCAAAACCTTGTATCTGCCCTCGTTTTAGGTGATTCCACAGCTTGACTTCGGGAGCAGTCATGTTCTTGCGCAACTGCCGTGCTATTTCTTTCAGTTTTGGATTGTAGGGTAAGATTTTGGGATTCATTTTATTGAACCAAAATTTTATATTTTTTTAGTTTAGGTTTAAATAAGTTTAGCGAATTTTCAGTCTTAATTCGTCTCTTGTTTCCCCTCTTGGGAGGGGCTAGGGGTGGGTTCTTCTGGGACGGTGTTAAACACGCCGATGACCCACCCCGCCCTTCGGGCACCCCTCCCTGGAGGGGATTTGCCTCTTGTCTCCCCTCTTGGGAGGGGATTCGTCTCTTGTTTCCCCTCTTGGGAGGGGCTAGGGGTGGGTTCTTCTGGGACGGTGTTAAACACGCCGATGACCCACCCCGCCCTTCGGGCACCCCTCCCTGGAGGGGATTTGCCTCTTGTCTCCCCTCTTGGGAGGAAATTCGTCTCTTGTTTCCCCTCTTGGGAGGGGCTAGGGGTGG
Proteins encoded:
- a CDS encoding endonuclease domain-containing protein, giving the protein MNPKILPYNPKLKEIARQLRKNMTAPEVKLWNHLKRGQIQGFDFDRQRPIDEYIVDFYCKKLMLAIEIDGSSHESEEAQEQDRYRQVRLETLGVRFLRFTNWQVIHETDGVLIAIREWIRNNSPTA